In the Pseudomonas orientalis genome, one interval contains:
- the norR gene encoding nitric oxide reductase transcriptional regulator NorR, whose translation MTAQPLLTTLLPLVADLSRELPEGERYRRLLHAMRALLPCDAAALLRLDGEWLVPLAVDGLSADTLGRRFKISEHPRFEVLLSNPGPTRFDSDSPLPDPYDGLVDGLHGHLEVHDCMGCPLFIDDRPWGLLTLDALDIERFERVELDALQAFASLAAATVNVAERIERLALRAEDEHQRAEIYRQASGQQHKEMIGQSKAHKHLVDEIKLVGGSDLTVLITGETGVGKELVAQAIHAASARADKPLISLNCAALPETLVESELFGHVRGAFTGALNERRGKFELANGGTLFLDEVGELSLTVQAKLLRVLQSGQLQRLGSDKEHQVNVRLIAATNRDLAEEVRTGRYRADFYHRLSVYPLKVPALRERGRDVLLLAGFFLEHNRSRMGLGSLRLTSDAQAALLAYDWPGNVRELEHLIGRSALKALGHCRERPKILSLSAADLDLPNVGAAAVDAPLATAPEVTGDLRQATEHFQRQVISACLERHQHNWAGAARELGLDRANLGRMARRLGLK comes from the coding sequence ATGACTGCACAACCGCTGCTCACCACTCTGCTGCCTTTGGTCGCCGACCTGTCACGGGAACTGCCCGAAGGCGAGCGCTATCGACGGCTGCTGCACGCCATGCGCGCCCTGCTGCCGTGCGACGCCGCCGCACTGCTGCGCCTGGATGGCGAATGGCTGGTGCCGCTGGCCGTGGATGGGCTGAGCGCCGATACCTTGGGCCGACGCTTCAAAATCAGCGAACACCCGCGCTTTGAGGTGTTGCTGAGCAACCCCGGCCCTACCCGCTTCGACAGCGACAGCCCATTGCCCGACCCTTACGACGGTCTGGTGGACGGCCTGCATGGACACCTGGAAGTACACGACTGCATGGGCTGCCCGTTGTTTATCGACGACCGGCCCTGGGGCCTGCTGACCCTGGATGCCCTCGACATCGAGCGCTTTGAACGGGTCGAACTCGACGCCCTGCAAGCCTTTGCCAGCCTTGCCGCCGCCACCGTCAACGTCGCCGAGCGCATTGAACGCCTGGCGTTGCGCGCCGAAGACGAGCACCAGCGTGCCGAGATCTACCGTCAGGCCAGCGGCCAGCAGCACAAGGAAATGATCGGCCAGAGCAAAGCACACAAGCATCTGGTGGACGAGATCAAACTGGTGGGCGGCAGTGACCTGACCGTGCTGATCACCGGTGAAACCGGGGTCGGCAAGGAGCTGGTGGCCCAGGCGATCCACGCCGCTTCGGCGCGGGCCGACAAACCGCTGATCAGCCTCAACTGCGCTGCGCTGCCCGAGACGCTGGTGGAAAGCGAGCTGTTCGGTCATGTGCGCGGCGCCTTCACCGGCGCGCTGAATGAACGCCGGGGCAAATTCGAGTTGGCCAATGGCGGCACCTTGTTCCTGGATGAAGTGGGCGAGCTGTCGCTGACCGTGCAGGCCAAACTGCTGCGCGTACTGCAGAGCGGCCAGTTGCAGCGCCTGGGTTCGGACAAGGAGCATCAGGTGAATGTGCGCCTGATTGCCGCCACCAATCGTGACCTGGCTGAGGAAGTGCGCACTGGCCGCTACCGCGCCGACTTCTACCACCGCTTGAGCGTCTACCCGCTGAAAGTGCCTGCGCTACGTGAACGCGGGCGCGATGTGCTGCTGCTGGCCGGGTTCTTTCTGGAGCACAACCGCTCACGCATGGGCCTGGGCAGTCTGCGCCTGACCAGCGATGCCCAGGCCGCACTGCTGGCCTACGACTGGCCGGGCAATGTGCGCGAGTTGGAACACTTGATCGGACGCAGCGCGCTCAAAGCCTTGGGCCACTGCCGCGAGCGGCCGAAGATTCTCAGCCTGAGCGCCGCGGACCTGGACCTGCCGAATGTCGGCGCAGCGGCCGTCGACGCACCGCTCGCCACCGCCCCCGAAGTCACCGGCGACCTGCGCCAGGCCACCGAGCACTTCCAGCGCCAGGTCATCAGCGCCTGCCTGGAACGCCATCAACACAACTGGGCCGGCGCCGCCCGCGAACTGGGCCTGGACCGCGCCAACCTCGGCCGCATGGCCAGGCGCCTTGGACTGAAATAG
- a CDS encoding DMT family transporter, with amino-acid sequence MNLSLYLLTVLIWGTTWIALKWQLGVVAIPVSIVYRFGLAALVLFVLLLLSRRLQVMNRRGHLICLAQGLCLFCVNFMCFLTASQWIPSGLVAVVFSTATLWNALNARVFFGQRVARNVVMGGALGLLGLGFMFWPEVVGHTASPQTLLGLALALLGTLCFSAGNMLSSLQQKAGLKPLTTNAWGMAYGAAMLAAYCAVRGIAFEMEWSARYIGALWYLVIPGSVIGFTAYLTLVGRMGPEKAAYCTVLFPVVALNVSAFAEGYQWTAPALVGLVLVMLGNVLVFRKPRPATPIFNAKQV; translated from the coding sequence ATGAACCTTTCCCTGTATTTACTCACGGTGCTGATCTGGGGCACCACCTGGATTGCGCTCAAATGGCAGTTGGGCGTGGTGGCGATTCCCGTATCGATCGTTTATCGCTTCGGCCTGGCGGCGCTGGTGCTGTTTGTGCTGTTGCTGCTCAGTCGCCGGCTGCAAGTGATGAACCGGCGCGGGCATCTGATCTGCCTGGCCCAGGGCCTGTGCCTGTTTTGCGTCAACTTCATGTGTTTTCTCACCGCCAGCCAGTGGATCCCCAGCGGGCTGGTGGCGGTGGTGTTTTCCACGGCGACCTTGTGGAATGCGCTGAATGCCCGGGTGTTTTTCGGTCAGCGGGTCGCCCGCAATGTGGTGATGGGCGGTGCGCTTGGATTGCTGGGCCTGGGGTTCATGTTCTGGCCGGAAGTGGTCGGGCATACCGCCAGCCCGCAGACCTTGCTCGGCCTTGCCTTGGCGCTGCTGGGAACCCTGTGTTTCTCGGCGGGCAATATGCTGTCGAGCCTGCAACAGAAAGCCGGGCTCAAGCCGTTGACCACCAACGCCTGGGGCATGGCCTATGGCGCGGCGATGCTGGCGGCCTATTGCGCAGTGCGCGGTATTGCGTTCGAGATGGAGTGGAGCGCACGGTATATCGGCGCGCTGTGGTACCTGGTGATCCCGGGGTCGGTCATCGGGTTTACCGCATACCTCACCCTGGTCGGCCGCATGGGACCGGAGAAGGCGGCGTACTGCACGGTCTTGTTCCCGGTGGTGGCGTTGAACGTATCGGCATTTGCCGAGGGCTATCAGTGGACGGCCCCGGCGCTGGTGGGGTTGGTGCTGGTCATGCTGGGCAATGTGCTGGTGTTTCGCAAACCCCGGCCTGCCACCCCGATTTTCAATGCAAAGCAGGTCTAA
- a CDS encoding helix-turn-helix domain-containing protein — protein sequence MPALQSLQVFQALNRSPNARLHACAELGDGLSAALWSNHHDAQDYQAPSHHTLSCYIGGGTGTFRRDQPGIKGGPDKLCILPAEHQSAWVINGQIRLAHVYFSPEQFALGCVTLLDREPRELQLREGTFLEDARLAGRFHQLIALNWHEPGERLLTSSLAHEMLSHTLLSQVGVREGLRVKGGLAAHQRRRLVEYIDQHLQDAISLGQLAGLCALSEYHFARMFRQSFGLPPHQYLLARRLARAQSLLRGSALAVGEIALRCGFSSASHFNQRFRQAMGAAPGDYRQAFRA from the coding sequence ATGCCAGCACTTCAATCCCTGCAAGTCTTTCAAGCCCTCAACCGCTCCCCCAACGCACGCCTGCACGCCTGCGCCGAGCTCGGTGACGGCTTGTCTGCGGCGCTCTGGAGCAATCACCACGACGCCCAGGATTACCAGGCGCCCAGCCACCACACCTTGTCGTGCTACATCGGCGGCGGCACCGGCACCTTTCGCCGTGACCAGCCGGGCATCAAGGGCGGTCCCGACAAACTGTGCATCCTGCCGGCCGAGCATCAATCGGCGTGGGTGATCAATGGCCAGATTCGCCTGGCCCATGTGTATTTCAGCCCCGAACAATTTGCCCTCGGCTGCGTCACCCTGCTCGACCGCGAACCCCGTGAACTGCAATTGCGCGAAGGCACCTTCCTCGAAGACGCCCGCCTGGCCGGGCGCTTTCACCAGTTGATCGCCCTCAACTGGCACGAGCCCGGCGAGCGCCTGCTGACCAGCAGCCTGGCCCATGAAATGCTCAGTCACACCCTGCTCAGCCAGGTCGGCGTCCGCGAGGGGCTGCGGGTCAAAGGTGGGCTGGCCGCGCACCAGCGACGGCGGTTGGTGGAGTACATCGACCAGCACCTGCAGGACGCCATCAGCCTCGGCCAACTGGCCGGTCTGTGCGCATTGTCGGAGTACCATTTCGCACGTATGTTCCGCCAAAGCTTCGGCCTGCCGCCCCACCAGTACCTGCTGGCGCGCCGGCTGGCTCGCGCGCAGAGCCTGCTGCGCGGCAGCGCCCTGGCCGTGGGGGAGATCGCCTTGAGGTGCGGCTTCTCCAGCGCCAGTCATTTCAACCAGCGCTTTCGCCAGGCCATGGGGGCGGCGCCCGGGGATTATCGCCAGGCCTTTCGCGCCTAG
- a CDS encoding LuxR C-terminal-related transcriptional regulator, with protein sequence MTALTRCLDRPGFMPRLSAHHMLRPRLAAPLLAAPARVKLLCAPGGSGKSALLAECALQAPPGCQVYWLALNGGVACPVDFSRRLAHSLGLPYSDEATLLLDLGRWQHPAWLCLDDFCRMPAPELDALLDRLLAASSPALTWWLGARRRPSCNWPRLLLDDELLECGSTELAFNATEIQALLGPGQNVESVMQFSAGWCAGVRIALLNDGHPEKTVLDYLQHEVFNSLPAELADAWRVLANLPRFNTGLCEHLFGAGDGAQYLRELQALGAFIHPWEGNTDWLQIFAPLARLLRDEPWPGKRAWHRRACQWFSAEQDWQAAFEQALLAQEYEAAVSLLQHFSFEDLFRGQNAVLLLRLHEQHGDELMLGSAQLVGLVTAALLFAGRFEQAAVCIDQMARFAPRPTAAAQCHLVARWQAQAGWLLHLSGDAEGSRVHFLEALQALPESAWTSRLMCLSGLTQQALLRGELDVAQTLNREALCLARAHGSLVLEALLELDHAQLLEQRGAPYRAQSLLEGVQAMLVEQRLQAGPLMGRIALRRGHLALRQGQDALAGDCFEAGMNICLHSQDKRVLYGFLGLALLAANRGDYAQAFIQLREAERLMQQRHVPVLVYRAVLLLVSGHFWLQQGRAELTMEAVRRVLRHFQGPCAKQAPPATLELIPRLEYLLVLAEVRLGCAEHPLERLGALLDRTRQRGMLCLETELHLVLGEVAWRLGEPARARLALQAGLALAARCQVQQAVRELRLRAPGLLSELGLEPQASPVGVTQNPLSQRELEVLQLIALGNSNLEIADRLYISLHTVKTHARRIHSKLGVERRTQAVAKAKTLGLMG encoded by the coding sequence ATGACCGCCCTGACACGCTGCCTGGACCGTCCTGGATTCATGCCTCGGCTGTCCGCTCACCATATGCTGCGCCCACGTCTGGCCGCCCCTTTGCTCGCGGCGCCAGCGCGTGTGAAGTTGTTGTGCGCGCCGGGCGGCAGCGGCAAGAGTGCGCTGCTTGCCGAGTGTGCACTTCAGGCCCCGCCTGGATGCCAGGTGTATTGGCTGGCGCTCAATGGCGGCGTGGCATGTCCTGTCGATTTCTCCCGGCGCCTGGCGCACAGCCTTGGCCTGCCTTATAGCGATGAAGCAACGTTATTGCTGGACTTGGGGCGTTGGCAGCACCCGGCGTGGCTGTGCCTGGATGATTTCTGCCGCATGCCTGCTCCCGAGCTGGACGCTTTGCTGGACCGCTTGCTCGCCGCCAGCAGCCCGGCGCTGACCTGGTGGCTGGGCGCGCGGCGCCGGCCATCGTGCAATTGGCCGCGGCTGTTGCTCGATGACGAATTGCTGGAATGCGGCAGCACTGAACTGGCCTTCAACGCTACGGAAATCCAGGCGCTGCTCGGCCCCGGACAGAACGTCGAGAGCGTCATGCAATTCAGCGCCGGGTGGTGTGCCGGTGTGCGTATTGCGCTGCTCAATGACGGCCATCCTGAGAAAACCGTGCTCGATTATCTGCAACACGAAGTGTTCAACAGCTTGCCGGCGGAGCTGGCCGACGCCTGGCGGGTGCTGGCCAACCTGCCGCGCTTCAACACGGGGCTGTGTGAACACCTGTTCGGCGCTGGTGACGGGGCTCAGTACCTGCGCGAGCTTCAAGCGCTCGGGGCGTTTATCCATCCCTGGGAAGGCAACACCGATTGGCTGCAGATATTTGCACCTTTGGCGCGCTTGCTGCGCGACGAACCCTGGCCGGGCAAGCGCGCCTGGCACCGGCGCGCTTGCCAGTGGTTCAGCGCCGAGCAGGACTGGCAGGCTGCCTTCGAGCAGGCGCTGCTGGCGCAGGAGTACGAAGCGGCGGTGAGCCTGTTGCAGCACTTCAGTTTCGAAGACTTGTTTCGCGGGCAAAATGCCGTGTTGCTGTTGCGCCTGCATGAGCAGCATGGTGATGAATTGATGCTGGGCTCAGCACAATTGGTCGGGCTGGTCACGGCCGCACTGCTGTTTGCCGGACGCTTCGAGCAGGCGGCGGTGTGCATCGACCAGATGGCTCGATTCGCGCCGCGACCCACGGCGGCGGCGCAGTGTCATCTGGTGGCGCGCTGGCAGGCGCAAGCCGGCTGGCTGCTGCACCTGAGCGGCGATGCCGAGGGTTCCCGCGTGCATTTTCTGGAGGCGCTGCAAGCCTTGCCCGAAAGTGCCTGGACATCGCGCCTGATGTGCCTGTCGGGCCTGACCCAGCAAGCCCTGCTGCGCGGTGAACTGGACGTCGCCCAGACCCTGAACCGTGAAGCGCTGTGCCTGGCCCGCGCCCACGGTTCGCTGGTACTGGAGGCGTTGCTGGAGCTGGATCACGCCCAATTGCTGGAACAGCGCGGCGCGCCTTACCGGGCGCAAAGCCTGTTGGAAGGTGTGCAGGCGATGCTGGTCGAGCAGCGCTTGCAGGCAGGGCCACTGATGGGGCGTATCGCCCTGCGACGCGGGCATCTGGCGTTGCGTCAAGGGCAGGACGCGTTGGCGGGCGACTGTTTCGAGGCCGGTATGAACATCTGCCTGCACAGCCAGGACAAGCGGGTGCTCTACGGATTTCTCGGGCTGGCGTTGCTGGCGGCCAATCGCGGTGATTACGCCCAGGCGTTTATCCAGCTGCGCGAGGCCGAGCGGCTGATGCAGCAACGCCACGTCCCCGTGCTGGTGTACCGCGCGGTGCTGTTGTTGGTCAGCGGGCATTTCTGGCTGCAGCAGGGGCGCGCGGAATTGACGATGGAAGCGGTGCGCCGCGTGCTGCGTCACTTTCAGGGGCCCTGCGCCAAGCAGGCGCCGCCGGCTACGCTGGAATTGATCCCGCGTCTTGAGTACCTGCTGGTGCTGGCCGAGGTCAGGCTGGGCTGCGCCGAACATCCGCTTGAGCGGCTCGGCGCGTTGCTCGACAGAACCCGTCAACGCGGCATGCTGTGCCTGGAAACCGAACTGCACTTGGTGCTGGGCGAGGTGGCCTGGCGCCTGGGAGAGCCGGCCCGGGCGCGACTGGCCTTGCAGGCCGGCCTGGCATTGGCGGCGCGTTGCCAGGTACAGCAGGCGGTTCGCGAATTGCGTCTACGCGCACCGGGGTTATTGAGTGAGCTGGGGCTCGAACCGCAAGCGTCGCCCGTCGGCGTCACGCAAAACCCGCTGAGCCAGCGCGAACTGGAAGTATTGCAGTTGATCGCCCTGGGCAATTCCAACCTGGAAATTGCCGACCGCCTGTATATCTCCCTGCACACCGTCAAGACCCATGCGCGGCGTATCCACAGCAAACTCGGGGTGGAGCGGCGCACCCAGGCAGTGGCCAAGGCCAAGACGCTGGGCTTGATGGGCTAG
- a CDS encoding DUF1329 domain-containing protein — protein sequence MRKTIAVLALSLLAAHVMAAVSPEEAAKLGTTLTPVGAEKAGNADGSIPAWTGGIPKNAGAVDSKGFLADPFAGEKPLFVITAATVDKYKDKLSDGQVAMFKRYPETYKIPVYPSHRTVNLPADIYESIKRSALNVKAINDGNGLENFTGNRYYAFPIPKNGVEVLWNHITRYHGGNLRRIITQATPQTNGSYTPIRFEEEVAVPQAIPDVDPAKAANVLSYFKQSVTAPARLAGNVLLVHETLDQVKEPRLAWIYNAGQRRVRRAPQVSYDGPGTASDGLRTTDNFDMFSGAPDRYDWKLVGKKELYIPYNSYKLDSPTLKYDDIIKAGHINQDLTRYELHRVWEVIGTVKPSERHIYAKRHMYIDEDSWQVALVDHYDGRGQLWRVAEGHAQFYYDHQVPAYTVETLYDLIAGRYLALGMKNEEKSSFVFGFAAKAADYTPAALRSEGVR from the coding sequence ATGCGTAAGACAATTGCAGTGCTGGCCCTGAGTCTGTTGGCCGCCCACGTGATGGCCGCGGTATCGCCGGAAGAGGCCGCCAAGCTTGGCACCACACTCACCCCGGTCGGCGCCGAAAAAGCCGGCAACGCCGATGGCTCGATCCCGGCCTGGACCGGCGGTATCCCGAAAAACGCTGGCGCGGTGGACAGCAAGGGCTTTCTCGCCGACCCGTTCGCCGGTGAAAAACCGCTGTTCGTGATCACCGCCGCCACCGTCGACAAGTACAAGGACAAGCTCTCCGACGGCCAGGTGGCGATGTTCAAGCGCTACCCCGAGACCTACAAGATCCCGGTGTACCCGAGCCACCGTACGGTCAACCTGCCGGCGGATATCTACGAGTCGATCAAGCGCAGCGCACTGAACGTCAAGGCGATCAACGACGGCAACGGCCTGGAGAACTTCACCGGTAACCGTTACTACGCATTCCCGATCCCGAAAAATGGCGTGGAGGTGTTGTGGAACCACATCACCCGCTACCACGGCGGCAACCTGCGCCGCATCATCACCCAGGCCACGCCCCAGACCAACGGCAGCTACACGCCGATCCGCTTTGAAGAAGAAGTCGCGGTACCCCAGGCCATCCCCGATGTCGACCCGGCCAAGGCGGCCAACGTGCTGAGTTATTTCAAGCAGTCGGTCACAGCGCCGGCGCGGCTGGCCGGCAACGTGCTGCTGGTGCACGAAACCCTCGACCAGGTGAAGGAACCGCGCCTGGCCTGGATCTACAACGCCGGCCAGCGCCGTGTGCGGCGGGCGCCGCAGGTGTCGTATGACGGTCCGGGCACCGCCTCCGACGGCCTGCGCACCACCGACAACTTCGACATGTTCTCCGGCGCGCCCGACCGCTATGACTGGAAGCTGGTGGGCAAGAAGGAACTGTACATCCCTTACAACAGCTACAAGCTCGATTCGCCCACCCTCAAGTACGACGACATCATCAAGGCCGGGCATATCAACCAGGACCTGACGCGCTATGAGCTGCATCGCGTCTGGGAAGTGATCGGCACCGTCAAGCCGAGCGAGCGGCACATCTACGCCAAGCGCCACATGTACATCGACGAAGACAGCTGGCAGGTCGCCCTGGTGGACCACTACGACGGTCGCGGCCAACTGTGGCGCGTCGCCGAAGGCCATGCGCAGTTCTATTACGACCACCAGGTGCCGGCCTACACCGTGGAAACCCTGTACGACCTGATCGCCGGGCGCTACCTCGCGCTGGGCATGAAGAACGAGGAGAAGAGCAGCTTCGTGTTCGGCTTTGCGGCCAAGGCAGCGGATTACACCCCGGCGGCGCTCAGGTCGGAGGGCGTGCGCTGA
- a CDS encoding DUF1302 domain-containing protein: MTKTTMRAIFTPQALAAAVAVGCCAQAQAVSFNIGEIEGQFDSSLSVGASWGTRDADRSLVGTVNGGTGQASTGDDGRLNFKKGETFSKIFKGLHDLELKYGDTGVFVRGKYWYDFELKDEDREFKPISDHNRKEGAKSSGAQILDAFVYHNYSLGDLPGTVRAGKQVVSWGESTFIGNSINSINPIDVSAFRRPGAEIKEGLIPVNMLFASQSLTNQLTVEGFYQLEWDQTVLDNCGTFFGGDVAADGCTDNYTVGNPAIRPLQPVAAAFGQGFGVTNEGVIVRRAGDRDARDSGQFGAALRWLGDDTEYGVYFMNYHSRTPTVGTLTANTNLATLGRIINTANAIAPGSGAGLAQSTMLGRGQYYLDYPEDIRLFGASFSTTLPTGTAWTGEISYRPNAPVQLNTTDLTLALINPIAGQLASPIRSNFGDDNKGYRRKEITQIQSTMTQFFDQVLGAERLTLVGEAAVVHVAGLEDKTRLRYGRDSVYGAYGFQGDTDGFVTSTSWGYRARAILDYNNAIAGVNLKPNLSWSHDVAGYGPNGIFNKGAKAISVGVDADYRSTYTASLSYTDFFGGDYNTLTDRDFLALSFGVNF; this comes from the coding sequence ATGACAAAAACAACAATGCGCGCCATCTTCACGCCACAGGCGCTGGCCGCTGCGGTTGCCGTGGGCTGCTGTGCCCAGGCACAGGCTGTTTCGTTCAACATTGGCGAGATCGAAGGGCAATTCGATTCCTCGCTGTCGGTCGGTGCGAGCTGGGGCACGCGGGATGCCGACAGAAGCCTGGTCGGCACCGTCAATGGCGGCACGGGCCAGGCGTCCACCGGGGATGACGGGCGGCTGAACTTCAAGAAGGGCGAAACCTTCTCCAAGATCTTCAAGGGCCTGCACGACCTTGAGCTGAAATACGGCGACACCGGTGTGTTCGTGCGTGGCAAGTATTGGTACGACTTCGAGCTCAAGGACGAAGACCGCGAGTTCAAGCCGATCAGTGACCACAACCGCAAGGAAGGCGCCAAGTCCAGCGGTGCGCAGATCCTTGATGCGTTCGTCTACCACAACTATTCCCTGGGCGACCTGCCCGGTACCGTGCGCGCCGGCAAGCAGGTGGTCAGTTGGGGCGAAAGTACCTTCATCGGCAACTCCATCAACAGCATCAACCCGATCGACGTGTCGGCGTTCCGTCGACCGGGGGCCGAGATCAAGGAAGGCTTGATCCCGGTGAATATGCTGTTCGCCTCCCAGAGCCTGACCAATCAGTTGACCGTGGAAGGTTTCTACCAGTTGGAATGGGACCAGACCGTGCTGGACAACTGCGGCACCTTCTTCGGTGGCGACGTGGCGGCGGACGGCTGTACCGATAACTACACGGTGGGCAATCCGGCTATCCGGCCACTGCAGCCGGTGGCGGCCGCCTTTGGCCAAGGGTTTGGCGTGACCAATGAAGGCGTGATCGTGCGGCGTGCCGGTGACCGCGATGCGCGCGACTCCGGCCAGTTCGGCGCCGCCCTGCGCTGGCTGGGCGATGACACTGAATATGGCGTGTACTTCATGAACTACCACAGCCGCACACCGACCGTCGGCACCCTGACGGCCAACACCAACCTGGCCACCCTCGGGCGCATTATTAACACCGCCAACGCCATTGCGCCGGGTTCCGGCGCCGGTCTGGCTCAAAGCACGATGCTCGGCCGTGGCCAGTACTACCTCGATTACCCCGAGGACATCCGTCTGTTCGGCGCCAGCTTCTCCACCACCTTGCCCACCGGCACGGCGTGGACCGGCGAAATCAGCTATCGACCCAATGCGCCGGTGCAACTGAATACCACCGACCTGACCCTGGCCTTGATCAACCCGATCGCCGGCCAACTGGCCTCACCCATCCGCAGCAATTTCGGCGATGACAACAAAGGCTACCGGCGCAAGGAAATCACCCAGATCCAAAGCACCATGACCCAGTTCTTCGACCAGGTGCTGGGCGCCGAGCGCCTGACCCTGGTGGGCGAAGCGGCCGTGGTGCACGTCGCCGGCCTGGAAGACAAAACCAGGTTGCGTTATGGCCGCGACTCGGTGTACGGCGCCTATGGTTTCCAGGGCGACACCGACGGTTTCGTCACCTCCACCTCCTGGGGCTACCGTGCGCGGGCGATCCTCGATTACAACAACGCGATTGCCGGGGTGAACCTCAAGCCCAACCTGTCCTGGTCCCATGACGTGGCCGGCTACGGTCCCAACGGGATTTTCAACAAAGGCGCCAAGGCCATCAGCGTCGGCGTGGACGCGGACTACCGCAGCACCTACACCGCCAGCCTCAGCTACACCGACTTCTTTGGCGGCGACTACAACACCCTGACCGACCGCGACTTCCTCGCCCTCAGCTTCGGCGTGAACTTCTGA
- a CDS encoding SDR family oxidoreductase encodes MSQSVQLQDKVVIVTGAGGGLGRAHALLFARHGAKVLVNDLGGSTQGEGANASAADRVVAEIREAGGTAEANHDSVTDGDKIVQNALDAFGRIDVVVNNAGILRDKTFHKMDDSDWDLVYRVHVEGAYKVTRAAWPYLREQGYGRVIFTASTSGIYGNFGQSNYGMAKLGLYGLTRTLALEGRKNNILVNAIAPTGGTRMTEGLIPPQVFERLKPELVSPLVVYLGSEACQETSGLFEVGGGWIGKTRWERSLGVGFDPEAGFSPDDVAAHWQQICDFEGAAHPKDNIEALKEMMANLQKFSL; translated from the coding sequence ATGAGTCAGTCAGTGCAGCTGCAGGATAAGGTCGTGATCGTCACCGGTGCCGGCGGCGGATTGGGCCGGGCCCATGCGCTGCTGTTCGCCCGGCACGGGGCCAAGGTACTGGTCAATGACCTCGGTGGTTCGACCCAGGGCGAAGGCGCCAACGCCTCGGCGGCCGACCGGGTAGTGGCCGAAATCCGCGAAGCCGGCGGCACTGCCGAAGCCAACCATGATTCCGTCACCGACGGCGACAAAATCGTGCAGAACGCGCTGGATGCATTCGGCCGTATCGACGTGGTGGTGAACAACGCCGGCATCCTGCGCGACAAGACCTTCCACAAAATGGACGACAGCGATTGGGACCTGGTTTACCGGGTGCATGTCGAAGGCGCCTACAAAGTCACGCGCGCCGCCTGGCCGTATCTGCGCGAGCAGGGTTATGGCCGGGTGATCTTCACCGCGTCCACCTCCGGCATCTACGGCAACTTCGGCCAGTCCAACTACGGCATGGCCAAGCTCGGCCTGTATGGCTTGACCCGAACCCTGGCGCTGGAAGGACGCAAGAACAACATCCTGGTCAACGCGATCGCCCCCACCGGCGGCACACGCATGACCGAAGGGCTGATCCCGCCGCAGGTGTTCGAGCGCCTCAAGCCGGAACTGGTCAGCCCGTTGGTGGTGTACCTGGGCAGCGAAGCCTGCCAGGAAACCTCGGGCCTGTTCGAGGTGGGCGGCGGCTGGATCGGCAAGACCCGTTGGGAGCGCAGCCTGGGCGTGGGTTTCGATCCCGAAGCGGGCTTTTCGCCGGATGACGTGGCGGCACATTGGCAGCAAATATGCGACTTTGAAGGCGCCGCGCACCCCAAGGACAATATCGAGGCATTGAAGGAGATGATGGCCAACTTGCAGAAATTCAGCCTCTGA
- a CDS encoding alpha/beta fold hydrolase, with product MPLAEIPLSVWRKRGQDFVFRSHSIRYWVAGQGEPLLLIHGFPTASWDWHYLWQPLAQHHQVIACDMLGFGDSAKPLDHGYCLLEQADLQQALLEHLRVTKPVHVFAHDYGDSVAQELLARHHEGKFQMASCVFLNGGLFPETHRATLVQKLLLSPLGWMIGRACGRSSVASSFNQIFGPRTRPSESALDDFWSLIERNDGPRILHKLISYIPQRRRLRDRWVAAMQRDDVPLRVIDGEVDPISGAHMVERYHQLVPHADTVLLAGIGHYPQIEAPVQVLTHYQAFRERIGQRSSRAACS from the coding sequence ATGCCACTTGCCGAAATACCGCTCAGCGTCTGGCGCAAGCGCGGCCAGGACTTCGTCTTTCGCAGCCACTCCATTCGTTATTGGGTGGCCGGGCAGGGCGAGCCGCTGCTGCTGATTCATGGCTTTCCCACGGCCAGTTGGGACTGGCATTACCTGTGGCAACCCCTGGCCCAGCACCACCAGGTGATTGCCTGCGACATGCTCGGCTTTGGCGACTCGGCCAAACCGCTGGATCACGGTTACTGCCTGCTGGAGCAGGCGGACCTGCAGCAGGCGCTGCTCGAGCACCTGCGGGTGACAAAACCGGTGCACGTGTTCGCCCATGACTATGGCGACAGCGTGGCCCAGGAACTCCTGGCCCGGCATCACGAGGGTAAATTTCAGATGGCCAGTTGTGTGTTTCTCAACGGTGGGTTGTTCCCGGAAACCCATCGCGCGACCTTGGTGCAGAAATTATTGCTCAGTCCCCTGGGCTGGATGATTGGCCGAGCTTGCGGACGAAGCAGCGTGGCCAGCAGTTTCAACCAGATTTTTGGTCCCCGCACGCGCCCCAGCGAAAGTGCCCTGGATGATTTCTGGAGCCTGATTGAGCGCAATGATGGCCCGCGCATCCTGCACAAACTGATCAGCTATATCCCTCAGCGTCGGCGCCTGCGTGATCGCTGGGTGGCGGCGATGCAGCGCGACGACGTGCCATTGCGCGTCATCGACGGTGAGGTCGACCCCATTTCCGGGGCTCATATGGTGGAGCGCTACCACCAGCTCGTGCCGCATGCCGATACGGTATTGCTGGCCGGCATCGGCCATTACCCGCAGATCGAGGCGCCGGTCCAGGTGCTCACGCATTACCAGGCGTTTCGTGAGCGGATTGGCCAGCGGTCGTCGCGTGCGGCCTGTTCCTGA